A single window of Nicotiana sylvestris chromosome 3, ASM39365v2, whole genome shotgun sequence DNA harbors:
- the LOC138888353 gene encoding secreted RxLR effector protein 161-like → MGSEFEMSMMGELNFFLGLQIKQNSNGTMIYQQKYAKKLIKKFKMEEPKEIDTPIATTTKLDIDEPGSSVDQKLYRGMIGSLLYLTASRPNIIFSVRLCARFQANPKEFHLTAIKRILRYLKGTTDLYLWYPKGSNFNLVGYVDADYAGFIMDRKRTSGMAHLLVSCHVSWATKKQNSVALSTAVAEYAANASCFAQCGSNNG, encoded by the coding sequence atggggagtgaatttgaaatgagtatgatgggtgagcttaatttcttcttaggcttacaaattaaacaaaactcaaatggaaccatgatctaTCAGCAAAAATATGCTAAAAagttgattaagaagtttaaaatggaagaaccaaaggaaatagacactccTATTGCAACAACGACAAAAttggacatagatgaacctggttcatctgttgatcagaagttgtataggggtatgattggttcacttttgtatctaaCTGCTAGCAGACCTAACATTATTTTTAGTGTAAGGCTTTGTGCTCGATTTCAAGCAAATCCAAAGGAATTCCACTTGACTGCTatcaagagaatattgagatacttgaaaggcactactgatctttatctttggtatccaaaaggtagtaactttaacctagtaggatatgttgatgctgactatgcaggtttcaTTATGGATAGGAAGAGaacctcaggtatggcacacttaCTTGTTTCATGTCatgtgtcatgggctactaagaagcaaaattcagtggccttatccactgctgtAGCTGAGTATGCTGCAAATGCTTCCTGTTTTGCTCAATGTGGATCAAACAACGGTTga